The DNA sequence CTTCAACAGCAGCATTCAGTGCCAGAATATTAGTCTGAAAAGCGATGTCGCCAATAATTGAAATCTTATTGACAATTACACGCATAGCATCAACCGTTTCAACGACTTTCTCGCTGCCGAAATGAATATCTTTTTCTGCTTTAACCGCTATCTTTTCGGTTTGATTTGCATTCTCTTTGTTTTGTTGAATATTAGCTGCCATTTCTTCAATTGCAGCCGAGACTTCTTCAGCAGAAGAAGCCTGCTCTGATGCTCCCTGAGAAACAATTTGCGAAGTAGAGCTTAGTTCCAGGCTTGCCGCAGAAAGATTTTCCGCAGTAGTAGACACGTAGGTAATTACTTCCCGTAAACGAACGCTCATCATTTGCAGATTCTGAGCCAGATCACCAATTTCATCCTTTTGGTCGATGTCAATTGTAGCCGTTAAATCGCCCTTTGCCATATTTTGCGCAAACTCAATTCCTTTCAAAAGAGGTTGGGTAATCATCCGTGAAATGAAAATGATAACAAAAAGCGCAAAACCCAACGAAATGAAAACAATGACAATCGTAATAATAATGGATGACAGGATTGAATGATCAAAATTCTCGGCAACTTCAGAAGTGTAAGCTACAACCGAACTTCGGAGGTTTTCTGATCTTGTTTTCAGGTCATCTAAAATTGCTGAATTTTTTACTTTCAATTTTAGAAGCTGGGTGTTCTTTTCGGCCAGCTCGCCACTAACGTCAGGATAGGTAATTTTTGGTCTTGAATTTAGATTAGCACCTTTTTTTTTCTTTTTCGATACAATATTTTCAGCAGGAGCATTTGTCTCCTGAATCTGTTTTCCTTTATTCTGTAAAATATTGATGTCCTGAATAACCTTAAAAGTCATCATCATGTTCTGTTCACATTGGGGAATCAATATTTTTGCTTCGCTTAAATTCTCCTCAAGACTGATTAGCTTTTTCGAGTTCTCCAGAAGTTCCACACCTTCATCAAGTGATTTCTTTAGCGATGCGAGTTCAACCTCAGCTTTGGAAAAATAATAGGGTTTTCCCGTCAAATAATAACCTTCCATATTAAACGAAAGCATTTGAGTTTCAGAATTAATCCGTTTGGACAACTCCAATTGAGGAATAAACTCTGTGGTAAATGAGTTAATATCTTTTTTAAAGAATAACAGGGTTACTATCGTGTTGATCGACAAAATGAAAGCGATAAGAATCAGAACTCCGAATGCCCCCATTAATTTTGTCCGAATTTTATAATCAACAAATCTCATTGCTTTGAATTTATTTGGTTATTCAACAGTAATTATCAATTTAATTTCTTCTTCTGAAAATACCTTCTCAATATTCAGGAAAATGACAGATTCATTATTAAAAGTTGCTATTCCACTTACGAATTCCGGATTAAACTCTTTCTCAGAGATTAGAGCAGGCCTAATCAGCTCCGGTTCAAAAATCAGAACCTTTTCAACCGAATCAACAGTAATTCCTGAATTATAGAACTGTCCATCAAATTCAAAAGCAAAAATCAGGATGCATGTCTCACGTGTATTTTCAGCTTCCTGAAATCCAAATTTTAATCTACCATCAAATACGGGTATAACATCGCCAAAAAGATTAATTATTCCTTTAAAATACTTCGGTGAATTAGGCACCTTTGTAATCTTGGTTAATTCCAGAATCTTTGTTAACTGACCAACATTTACAGCAAAAAGTTTACCTCCCATTCTGAAAGTAAAATATGAATTGAGTCCATCTATAATACTTGCAACCATTGTTTTACGAATTTTCTTGTATCAATTTATTGGTATCTATCACAAGAGCCAACTCTCCCGATCCCAGAATACTGGCTCCTGAAAACATATCCTGACTTTTAGGCATTCGCCCCAATGGTTTAATAGCCGCCTGATATTCACGAATTACTTCATCAACCACTAACCCAAAGAAATGATTGCCGTAAAAAACAACGACCATAAACTGTTCTTCCGGAACTTTTCCATCACCATCAAACTCTTCATGCAAATTTAAATACGGAATCTGAAGCCCGTCAAGTTCAATAACCCGACGAGTTTCTTTTTTCAGAAGTTCTGACCTTATCAGGTGCAACTTACTGACTAAGGATGATGGAATAATATAGTAACTATCACCTATTCGAATTAATAACCCATCGATGATCGATAATGAAAGCGGTAATTTGATGATAAACCGGGTAAATTGATCTCGTTCTGAAACCAACTCAACAAAGCCGCGCATCGCCTGCACACTGTTTCTAACCACATCCATACCAGTGCCCCGACCGGATAAACTATTAATCGATTCTGAGGTTGAAAACCCGGGTTCAAAAATTAACTGACAAACTTCTTCGTCAGTCAGGTTCTCTTGATTGGAAATAAGTCCACTGGCAATCGCCTTTTCGCGAATCTGATCAACACTCAATCCATTTCCGTCATCCTCAATTTCAATCTGCACATAACTTCCAATTGTCGAAGCCTTTACCGAGATTGTTCCGATCAAATCTTTCTGTTTCGACAGTCGCTCATTTTTGCTTTCAATGCCGTGATCCATTGAATTCCGGATGATATGCAACAATGGTTCAATCAGTTTTTCAATGATGTTTTTATCCAACTCTGCCTCCAGGCCTTCTGTAACCAAAACAACTTCTTTATCGAGTGATTTCGATAAATCATGAACAAGTCGTTTCAAACGGATAGTCAGGCTCTCTATTGGTATTAAGCTCATATCGAAAGCATTGTCGCGTAATTGTTTGTTTAATTTTTCAAAGGTTTCGGTAACTAACTCCAGTTCCGGATTTTTCAGGCTCAACGAAATCTGTTCAAGTCTCGATTGTGCAGTGAGAAATTCACTTACCAGATTCATGTAAAGATCAATCTTGCTTGAATCAACCCGTATCGAATCAACAGTTGTTTGGGTGAAACCTGTATTTTTACTGACTTCAGTTGAAGACTTCAACAATACGCCCGCAATTTCTTTTTCTTCAGTCCTGTCAACATCATTACTGGCTTTAGATTCCTGAAGATCAGACTCGGGTAACGTCCAGGGTTCTTCATTAATTTGAGCATTCAGGAAAGCAGCTAAAACGACTTCTTTATGAATCACATTTTCGTTGGCTACTTTTTGAATTGTAATCAGTGCGTTATTGGCAACAAAAATAAACACATCTTGCAATGTATCAATGCTTTCAGATGTTGATATAAACAAATACCACGAAATGTAGCATTTCAATGGATCGATTTCTGCCAAT is a window from the Aquipluma nitroreducens genome containing:
- a CDS encoding methyl-accepting chemotaxis protein — its product is MRFVDYKIRTKLMGAFGVLILIAFILSINTIVTLLFFKKDINSFTTEFIPQLELSKRINSETQMLSFNMEGYYLTGKPYYFSKAEVELASLKKSLDEGVELLENSKKLISLEENLSEAKILIPQCEQNMMMTFKVIQDINILQNKGKQIQETNAPAENIVSKKKKKGANLNSRPKITYPDVSGELAEKNTQLLKLKVKNSAILDDLKTRSENLRSSVVAYTSEVAENFDHSILSSIIITIVIVFISLGFALFVIIFISRMITQPLLKGIEFAQNMAKGDLTATIDIDQKDEIGDLAQNLQMMSVRLREVITYVSTTAENLSAASLELSSTSQIVSQGASEQASSAEEVSAAIEEMAANIQQNKENANQTEKIAVKAEKDIHFGSEKVVETVDAMRVIVNKISIIGDIAFQTNILALNAAVEAARAGEHGRGFGVVATEVGKLSERSKLAASEIDKLTKSSVFNAEEAGKLMSEIVPEIQRTSQLIHEISAANKEQSAGADQINMAIQQLNMVTQRNAATSEELSTNAVELSAQAEQLQEIISFFKIDNERHDPVRTTTISQTSVPHEVVSEDVKRGVIIELDEIDDISDDEFERF
- a CDS encoding chemotaxis protein CheW: MVASIIDGLNSYFTFRMGGKLFAVNVGQLTKILELTKITKVPNSPKYFKGIINLFGDVIPVFDGRLKFGFQEAENTRETCILIFAFEFDGQFYNSGITVDSVEKVLIFEPELIRPALISEKEFNPEFVSGIATFNNESVIFLNIEKVFSEEEIKLIITVE
- a CDS encoding chemotaxis protein CheA; the protein is MNSFVEKFKVEVSEYFERLESGLLQLEQDPENLLIIGEIFRIMHTMKGSGGMFGFDLLSDVTHDLESLFEIFRSKEKIVDSEVISFTLNAIDGLKQLMVEDPTDENRLLASKLKSDTQLRITRFSQTQLNSEIGILPGNSAENSVEAKQITYYISFVPDENILINGTNPLYLIDELNALGECNIQVSFDRLPPLAEIDPLKCYISWYLFISTSESIDTLQDVFIFVANNALITIQKVANENVIHKEVVLAAFLNAQINEEPWTLPESDLQESKASNDVDRTEEKEIAGVLLKSSTEVSKNTGFTQTTVDSIRVDSSKIDLYMNLVSEFLTAQSRLEQISLSLKNPELELVTETFEKLNKQLRDNAFDMSLIPIESLTIRLKRLVHDLSKSLDKEVVLVTEGLEAELDKNIIEKLIEPLLHIIRNSMDHGIESKNERLSKQKDLIGTISVKASTIGSYVQIEIEDDGNGLSVDQIREKAIASGLISNQENLTDEEVCQLIFEPGFSTSESINSLSGRGTGMDVVRNSVQAMRGFVELVSERDQFTRFIIKLPLSLSIIDGLLIRIGDSYYIIPSSLVSKLHLIRSELLKKETRRVIELDGLQIPYLNLHEEFDGDGKVPEEQFMVVVFYGNHFFGLVVDEVIREYQAAIKPLGRMPKSQDMFSGASILGSGELALVIDTNKLIQENS